In Vigna angularis cultivar LongXiaoDou No.4 chromosome 8, ASM1680809v1, whole genome shotgun sequence, the DNA window ttaagaacgaacgttcaacatgtaacttaaggacgaacgctcgacaacactgtttggacgagcgctcgttactaagacgaacgaacgttcagaaacgaacgctcgacagagaaaaagagacgagcgctcaaaacaaCGTGGACGAACGTTCCATTTGTcaagttttggacgaacgtccaatttgaaaccaaattggacgaacgcgattctgcagattctgcagaatcgcaggttttccagaaaaccagaaaacctccatttttaactctaaaGCTTTTAGATTTCTACAAAAACAGTAAGGTTAactaatcaaaacaaaatctagcactccttacctcttgaagacttcctttgtgaattcttTGAGTCTAACTCTTCCAAAACTTGCAGCTCCAAGCAATTCCACCAAGCTTTGAACTTCTCCTTTTCTCACAAAAATGGCAGCAAGGTAGCAAAGACTCTTCCCCATTTGAGAACCCAGTACCTCCTTTTTATCTTCCAAGTTTGCATGGTGTCAAAACAAGAGAGAAGTCACGGACTTCTTTGTTCCCCACTTCCAAATAAAACCAAGTCCCGTGACTTCCTAGTTGTTTCCCCCACcccttctaaaataatattaaaataaaaatataacataaaataaaatactaggTCCTTACAGACGGTGTCtcaaaaaaacaatttattaaatgtAAAGAAAGTCACAAATTTATTAAGAACAAAAGTAACATGATAATTCGTAGAACAGAGAAtatatttaagattattttCTGATTCTGTGAGTCGATTTGTTAGCTACAATTTTCCTCATTTATTTTCTCAGTTCAACGGTTGTTTTGTTCGTCTGTTTTGCTTTTCTTCTTGTTCATTATTGCCATACTAATTTTTTCTTCCTCTCGCTTTTTCACTCAAGATTTTCAATCTTTGTTGGTTTTGCTAGATACTATTActgatttgttttttaaatatgatttataaaaaCAGCTTATTTCtaagaaattttttatgttatatagaTTAAGATCCTGTACCTTAAAACTAATGTCTCTAGTGGCAAACTGTAACTACATTCTTAATCCTACCAAACACCATCTAATTCTTTCTCAACAGTCTCTACCTaccaccatcaccaccaccaccaataACAACAGCTATTTCAAGTTTTCttatacctttttctttttcgctTTTCTAATTCTTCTTCAGTCACCAACATGGCACCCTCAACCTCTCAAGTCATCACCTGCAAAGGTAAACTCAGCCACCCTTTTCCTTTGATATGTGTGTCTGTCCATTGTTTATGATGAACATGGGATGTTGGGCTTTTGTTAATGATGGCATGATGGAACAGCTGCAGTGGCATGGGGAGCTGGGGAGCCACTGGtgatggaggaagtggaggtgAGCCCTCCCCAACCAATGGAAATTAGGATTAAGGTTGTCTCCACCTCTCTCTGCCGTAGTGATCTCTCTGCTTGGGAATCTCATGTAAGCCTTGTTATCATTGTCTGTCAGAAGAATTTTGTTTCATAGAACCTTTTAGGGATCTTTTGGAATGTCAAATCTAGAATTTAATTGAAATGCACTGACACTGCAAAGTGTTTTTACATCATCATCAAATCTTGGATTGGcatatcatttaaaattattgacttctgtaatattataaatagtaaTTAAGGTTATTTCTAACTGGTTGAGAGGGTAAAAGTCCATTTTTCtgataaataattatgtattaaaattaaactgATGAAAATTAATGGAATCATATCTTGAGCAACAAGGGTCCAGAAACCTCTCTTTGTAAGATGTAATTGAATAACATAAGAGGTAATGTGTACCCTTCAACGTTTGATGTTTAGCACCATTCGTTAAAGTTTTGCTGACAAATCTTGAATTGAATATTGTGTTCCTCAAGATTATGcctcttcttttataaaagatattacttaaataagttttaagTCTTTTGATATATGACCTATTTTCGTTCTGAATACTTAATATATTCTTCTTCAAATTGGGTATCtgctaaattatataatttttgttaagtCTTTGACATTACCTTCATTTTACCACGTTTTTGTTAAGTTAAAACAAGTGTCACACGATTTGAATTGTTGAATAATGATATGCATTATGTtgttattatgataaaaaataagtaGAGAGCTCAAAAGagaaatctaaaatatttcaGGAATTGGTTGAAAGAGTAAACTTAGTAGTAAGAATGAAatgcaaataaatattttttcaggATCTTAAACCAaaaattttaatcgattaggtaCTTAATTTGTAGAAAAGAAATTTTGGATACTCAGaacaaaaaattgttatatattgaGAACCTGAAACTTATTTAAGCCTAATGATGGTTGGTGGAGTGATTGATTAGTTTGCTGATGAATATTTCTTTGTAGTCAAGATTATTGAACTTTCTGTTGAAGATTTTTGACTCTGCAGTTAAACATTTAACGCAAGGTGTTTTTTTGTGCAGGCCATATTTCCTCGCATATTTGGCCATGAAGCATCAGGGTAATCCACTCTTAATTTCTATCTTTGAACTATAGACAACATCAGTCACTGATACTACTGATTCTTAggattttttctttgaatttcttaAGAAGAATTTCTTTTCGAGTTACCAATTAGCTAGTATAAGAATTGCACCGCATCAAATACTGATGTACCAAGTTCcttgtgtgacatgatcaactACCAGCGTGCAGCAGCATTGGCACAGACACAGAGAATATAACTGATGTCAGAAAGTGTTACACTGTGCATGGCAATGTGATATAGTTGCACTGTGTACATGACTTAAATCATGGCATGAGTAATTTCTGAATAgatgttgaatatttagtgTAGTTTTGCAGGATTGTTGAGAGTGTGGGACTAGGAGTGACTGAATTCAAAGAGGGTGACCATGTGCTAACAGTATTCATTGGAGAATGCATGACATGCAGACAGTGTACATCTGGAAAAAGTAACGTTTGTCAAGTTTTAGGATTGGAAAGAAGGGGTTTAATGCACAGTGATCAGAAGACACGCTTCTCAATAAAAGGGAAGCCTGTTTATCATTATTGTGCTGTTTCAAGTTTCAGTGAATATACAGTAATCCATTCTGGATGTGCAGTGAAAGTCAGCCCTCATGCACCTCTTGAGAAAATTTGTCTTCTGAGCTGTGGGGTTGCTGCAGGTAAATTTTTCAAGTGTTTATTATTAGTTCTACAAAATTGGGAATAGATCAAAGGAGGTTTAGATCAGCATTGAAATATTAAACTCATGTACTTAAATTACTTGAGGTAGTAACAGAGTGATAGCCATTAGGCTGTctgatttgttttttcttgttatttccAATGGATGGCTAGAGGAGACATGACTCTGTCTCTGTATTCAGCAGCTTGAATGTTAAAGGAACTGTAGGACCTCGGCAAATAAATAAAGGCAATATATAATTGTAATCTTATGATTAGTGATCCTCTCAGCTGCAGATCACCAAGTGAATTGGCCTATTTTCtcttaaattagttttatgttGTTATTAGAAAGTGGTGACTTCCAACAgttgttttgtatttttgacAATTCCAATTTCATATTTGTCTGACACTGATTGATTGTCAAAGGTCTACTCTTCTTTACAGCTTAAATTGATTTTAGGCATATAAATGTTCCATCACCTGTTTCATAGATGCTTCTCGCATAGGTTTACTATGCAAAAATGTCCTCACCTATTTTTGTTTTGCATTGTTTGCTTTTACTATCTTGTTGACGACAATATTGTATGTAGACAAAGATATCATGAACTAGTTTGTTCGATCCCaataatttgttgaaaaaaagaCTTTTAATCCCATTATTTGCATGTTTAGAGATATTAACTGATGATTTGTTGCTGCTTTTGGACTTCTGGAAAACATGAAACTAGTTTGATAATAAATGTGATCCAAAACTCCACTGGATTCCCGGATTATTAACTAAAGCAGATCCAGAAATGATTGGTAAGGAAACATCAGATGgtgttaaaatgttttaatattagaTTTGGTGATGCTAGAGCCATTGTGAGTGGCCTGGGTAAAGATTGGATCACTGGATACAACTGTTAGTTCTAAGTGACATTGGATGAGTTTGAAGAGCATAATACAATGCTGGACTTATTTTTCTCCTCTTTCTTATACCTCACGTAATTTAGTGTTGTTAATGTCATtgatatattattcatttatggTTGATTATGGGAGTTATTACATTGCAACATTAGGTCTGGGTGCAGCATGGAATGTTGCCGATGTGTCAAAAGGATCAACTGTGGTGATTTTTGGTCTTGGAACTGTAGGCCTATCCGTAAGTAAAGGCACTAAGAAATAGTATCTTAGCTTCGCAACTGACGAGtgataatattttctaaattgtaGCTAACATTCCTTTCAATTAGGTTGCTCAAGCTGCAAAACTAAGAGGTGCATCTAGAATAATTGGTGTTGACAACAACCCACAGAAGTGTGAAAATGGTACCATATTCAGTCCCCCAAACTActccttaatttatttttaattattccctcgatttatttattgttgtcATCTGGGTTTTTACCACAGCTAAGGCTTTTGGGGTTACAGAAGTTGTTGACCCGAATTCCTGTGAAGAACCTATTGCTCAGGTGAGTTGATTTTCTCATCACAAAATCATCTGATTTAACTTTTCATACTTCATCTTATGGAGAATATTGTATATAACTTTTACTGATGAATAACCAAAGTATGGTACAAGATCAAATATTACACGTGATCTGATCCATACAAATTTATCGTTAATCTTATTTTGGTTAAATATGATTTCTCCTCAGCACAAAAAACTATAAGTATGTCGACAAAAAGGTTATGATGTCAAACAGTCATTAATATATGCTGAAAATTTCCAGGTTATTAAGCGGATTACTGACGGCGGAGCAGATTTCTCTTTTGAATGTGTTGGTGATACTGATATGATAACCACTGCATTGCAGTCATGCTGTGACGTAATGCTCTATATACCCAAAATTAGTGTTTTGGCATTTAAAAGCTTCTATTCATTATAACTGAATTCATTCTGTCTTTCCTCGGTTGTGTAGGGGTGGGGTTTGACTGTAACACTTGGGGTGCCAAAGGCGAAGCCTGAGATGTCAGCTCATTATGGACTACTACTAATGGGAAGAACATTGAAAGGATCTCTATTTGGAGGATGGAAACCAAAATCTGATCTTCCTTCGTTAGTAGAGAAGTATGTCAACAAGGTAACGATAACAGTACCGTgaatatttccttttcttttcctccaagcatgattattttatatatttttactctAAGTTGAAACATGACTATCTGTACTTTCATGATGGATATGTATTCTTATCAAACTGAATCCTAGTAAGCCGACCAATTTAGGCTGTTACCTTCTGCATAAATGGTTCTCAATGACTATTTAAAAATGCCATTTTATATAGCACAAGTAGTTATGTTTTTTGGCTAGTGATTAGAGTAACTCTGCTGAGAAGATCGAAACTGGGTGATGTTACACGAACATCACTTTAGGAGATAAGACAATAAATGTGAAGAACCATTAAGTTTCATGATGACTTGTGCAGAAAATACGTTTTTAGCTGACATAACACAGATACGAAGATAAGTCTAATGGttcaaaaaaatgtattttttcatAGGTAAACAGTTGTTGCAGCATGACCCTGAGAAAattctctctctcactcttGCTCTGCTTGTATGTGCTTTTGTCTGTAAATGATTCAACGGTCTATTTGgataaattttttcataagaACTTATAGGAGAAAAATTTAGAAAGTAAAATGAAGTAAACTTTTCTATAAGTTATAATTAGCTTGCCTACTAGTTAAAAACAAGCTCTTTGAGGAGCTAATGTGAGAAAACTTTTACAATTCAAATTATCTGCCTAAGCTAATTTCATCgttctttcttattttattcttttaaaagtgTTAATCTAGCTTCTGTATGCCAATTTCTTACTTCCATCTGCTTCACTGGTATTGTTTATTCACGATAAAGTTGAGGACGATTTCCTCTTATCATTGTTATAAAAAAGAAGTCTTAGTTTACAACGTTTAGCATGGGATGTGATGTATATCTGGTATTTGCAACCTAatcttactttttattataaagtcTGTAACTGAGATTTTCTGGAGTGTCCATAGAGAAAGGAATTGAGAATGCAACCTCAAGTTCTATTAGATCTAGATTCTTGCTTTATATACTTTTATCCCCATGGATTATTTTGTTGTTCTTTAGTTTGATATTGGAGATGCATTCctataaaaagtgttttttagCAAAAAGTATATGTACTAAACTACTAATATTATGATTAATGTGCAGGAAATCAAGATTGATGACTACATAACACACAATTTGCCATTTGATGACATCAACAAAGCTTTCAATCTCATGAAGGAAGGAAAGTGTCTGCGTTGTGTTATCCACATGCAAAGATAATACCTAcagtttctttctttatttttttcgaAAAAAGAGAAAGTTATTGCGGAAATCAGTGCCCCATAGAATGTAGAAACTTCTTAACATAGTTATCATTGAACATTGATAAGAGTTGAATCTTGTAATGACAATATTGATTATGCTAATCATATGCTATGCTAAATTTTGTCTTCgctcaaatataaaatttacatatgCTAAAGAATGTGACGTTGTAGCTGTACACAGTCGATTTATACCTTGTAATACACTCTAGCCCATCCTGAAAAGTTGTTACTTTACATCCTAAAGAAACAAGGTGATCTGTCAATTATGGCAGGCCATATTAATGTATTATATGGACAAATTGCTACCGGTTTAacgaaataattaatattttaaagtctTGCATAACACATAATAAACGTTTTGTTTTTATATCATTGATATtgtaaagtatttttaaatatatgaaatatattttaaatgtaaaatgtaATATCAATAAGatctgagccaactatataagagatcgacaccactctttacccaaaaccttaaggcaatggattaatgggtctttcacctttatatactgctctactttctcatttttatccaatgtgggacttagactcacacttggattcccaacaatctccccctcaagggtgagtcccttccacataggtacactcctcctccagcggaagcattcccaaccaaccacaaccacgagtaACCCTTTCCAACCGCCGTATCTTAACGGAACTTGCTTATCTGGATACCCTTTGCCAGGAAGACTTTCGGTATAGGGATCATTATACTCGTCTGAGCCGGTCACCAAGACAAATcatcggctctgataccacggttgggtctatcgagtaagatgttgggtacaaacaaagtcccacatcggataaaataagagatggacataggtttatatacacataagatacctccattggttCAAGATTCTACTTTATAGTACAAACATAGATACATAATGTTATAATGCATGTTAGAAGGGCAAGGTTGATTATAATGCTTGAGATAGATATTTTTTAGTGTTGAGAATGTCTGCTTGAGAGAGTGAAGAGAGTGTTATCTAAGTTGAAGATTCTACTTTATAGTACAAACATAGATACATAATGTTATAATGCATGTTAGAAGGGCAAGgttgattattttataaatcttcGTGGAAGGTTTCAGTGGATACTAGTGAATAGGATCAACAAATCACTTGGTTTGATTTCAGAAAGTGAGAGTGCTTCACTCACTGTTGGTATTTTTTAGACAAAAATGGCCTGCGGGACGGCATTTGACAGGTTGACCAAAatatttagttgttttttattGCACCATCAAACTTAATGCATTACTTTATTTCATGCATGGCCATAAGAACGAACACAAAGCTTCGTTGGAAAGTCTACAAGTTCTGGAGACCTAACACTCCATCCACCATAATCATACTATCATAGTGTACTTTCTTCACAGTTCTCATGGCCATGGGATCACGTTCCTCTTCCTTCACCTATGATGTTTTCCTCAGCTTCAGAGGGGAAGACACACGCCATGGTTTTACTGGCCACCTCTACAAAGCCCTTCATGACAGGGGAATCTACACCTTCATTGACGATGAAGAGCTTCAGAGAGGGGAGGAAATAACACCAGCACTTGTGAAGGCAATTGAAGAGTCCAGGATTGCCATCACTGTGCTCTCTATAAACTATGCTTCTTCCTCATTTTGCTTAAATGAACTTGACTACATCCTTGAGTgctttaacaaaaaatatatgttgGTTTTGCCAGTTTTCTTTAAGGTAGATCCTTCTGATGTTAGACACCAGAAAGGTAGTTATGGAGAAGCATTAGCTAAGCATGAGCAAAGGTTCAACCATAGCATGGAGAAGCTGGAGAATTGGAAGAAGGCTTTGCATCAAGTAGCTAACTTGTCTGGCTTTCATTTGAAACATGGGTACCCCACATTACCGATCTTTtacctcaattttttttttattaattttgactctatctaaagaaaaaataaatgtttgttaTCCATTACAACATTTGTGTCAAGGCATGGACACAAACTATTAGTTTTTCATCAAGAATTTTTGTTTGAAACAGAGATGGATATGAACATGAGTTTATTGGAAAGATAGTTGAGTTGGTATCCAGCAAGATTAATCACGCTCCTTTACCTGTTGCGGATTACCCAGTTGGACTAGAGTCACAAGCACTGGCAGTAAGGAAGCTTTTGGATGTTAGATCTGATGATGTCCACATGATAGGAATCTATGGAACCGGTGGGATAGGAAAATCAACACTTGCTTTAGCAGTTTATAATTTGATTGTTCACCATTTTGATTGTTCGTGTTTTCTTCAAAACGTGAGAGAAAAATCAAACAAGCATGGGTTACAACACCTCCAAAGCATCCTTCTTCGGGAAATGCTTGGAGAGAAGGAAGCAAACTTTGCAAGTGTAGAACAAGGAGCTTCAGTGATACACCATAGGTTTCAAAGAAAGAAGGTTATCTTGATTCTGGATGATGTTGACAAATACGAGCAATTGCAGGCTATTGTTGGAAGACCTTGTTTGTTTGGTCCTGGCAGCAGAGTCATCATCACTACTCGGGACAAACAATTATTGTCATCTTATGGGGTTATAAGAACGTATGAGGTGAAGTTATTGGACAAGAACAATGCTCTTGACTTGCTTTCATGGAAagcttttaaaacaaaaaaaattgatgcaAGTTATAAGGAGGTCTTGAATGATGTAGTGATTTATGCTTATGGCCTTCCATTGGCTTTGGAAGTGATAGGTTCCAACTTGTTTGGAAAAAGTATAGAAGAATGGAAATCTGCTATCAAACAGTATAAAAGAATTCCTAATAATCAAATCCTAGAGATACTTAAAGTGAGCTTTGATTCtttggaggaagaagagaagagtgTTTTTCTTGATATTTGTTGGTTAAATAGATATCCCTTGTCAAAGGTTGAAGATTTACTTCTTGCTCATTATGGCGATTGCATGAAATATCATATTGGGGTGTTGGTTGACAAATCTCTTATAAAGTTGAGTCAGTATACTCTAGAAACTAGAATTGCATTGCATAGCTTGATCCAGGACATGGGTAAAGAAAATGTCAGGCAAGAATCACCAAAAGATCCAGGGAAGCGCAGTAGATTATGGTTACCGGAAGATATAATTCAAGTTTTGGAAGATGACAAGGTGAGTGATTAGCTTCAGATCTATTATACTAATCCTTTTTTACCATAATATGTTCAAATCACAgttgtttctttcttctttataatatgtaaatttcTTTAGATATGTGTTGAAGTCTTCTGTATACTTGTACTGGCAGGGAACTAGTGAAATTGAAATCATATGTCTGGATCTTCCAAAATTTGACAAAGAAGTAATAGTAGAATTCAATACAAAAGCATTCAAGACTATGAAAAACCTCAGAACACTTATTCTTAGAAATGGTAATTTTTCCGAAGGTCCCAAACACCTTCCAAATAGTTTGAGAGTGTTGGAATGGTGGGGATATCCTTCACATTGTTTACCATCTGATTTTCATCCGAAAAAACTTGCCCTATGCAAGTTATCCCGTAGCTCCATTTCATCCCTTGAGTTTTCAAAGGCAAGTTTAAATAGTATACTTTTCTTGTCATGTAATTTAATACATTCACTTTATGACTATTCATTTCCTTCtgccttttctttccttttattttttgcagGATTTCATGAATCTTAGAGTATTGAATTTTGATTGGTGCAAATGTTTAACACAGATACCTGACATGTCTGTTCTCCAAAATTTGGAAGaactttcatttaaatattGTGTGAATCTAATTACAGTTCACAACTCAGTTGGTTTTCTGGATAAACTTAAAACATTGAGTGCTTTTAGCTGCGAAAAGCTTAGGAGTTTCCCGCCTATCAAGTTGACCTCTCTTGAAAAACTTGATCTTTCAGGTTGTGACAGTCTGAAGGGTTTTCCAGAAGTATTAGTTAAGATGGAAAACATAAGGGAACTTAATTTGGAGGGCTGTCCCATAGCAGAATTGCCactttcatttcaaaatcttACCGGGCTTCCGTCATTAGAAATGTTTTTTTCAAATAGTGCAATTGTTAAGGTGCCCAGTAGCATTATCATGATGCCAAAACTGGCTGATATCTACGCTAGAGGATTGAAAGGGTTGCAATGGCTAAAACAGGAAGATGGTGAAGAACAAATGGGGCCAGGAGTAGTACCTTCAAAGGTAGAATGGCTTACTGCCTCAGATTGCAACCTCTATGATGATTTCTTTTCGATAGATTTCACAAGGTTTGCTCGTCTGAAGAATTTATGGCTACCTAAGAATAATTTCACCATCCTTCCTGAATGTCTGAAACAATGCCAATTTTTATCGTATCTTGATGTGAGTGATTGCAAGCATCTTCGGGAAATTAGAGGCATTCCACCAAACTTAAAGCGTTTCTTTGCAATAAACTGTAAATCCTTGGCTTCCTCGAGTAAACGCATGCTCCTAAATCAGGTTTTGTGATGTTTGAAATGTATTTGATTTAGTAATACATAGTATACTTAACTTTGGTAAACTAATGAATACTTAATATGACCAACAGGAACTGCACGAGGCTGGAAACACTGTGTTTTGTTTGCCAGGATTTAGTATTCCAAAGTGGTTCAATCACCAGAATCGGGGAACTTCAATTTCTTTCTGGTTTCGTAATAAGTTCCCTGACAAAGTTCAGTGTGTTCTTGTTGCACCTATGCAGCACCATTATTTTCGTCCCAGGGTTTTCATCAATGGAAAACAATATACCTTCTATGATCACTATTACTTGACAGGGAATCATCATAAATATCTGTTTGATCTGCGAAAGACAAGTTTCAGAAAAAGTCTGTATGAGGTGCCTTTTGATAGTGAATGGAACCATGCGAAGGTTACATTTCCAGAGGGAAAATATACCTCTATTAACCGTGCAAAAATCGGAATCCACATAGTCAAACAGGCAAATAACATGGAGGATGTTAGATTCACTGATCCATGCAGCAAGAGAAAATCAGATCTTGATATCAGCAGTTCTGACTCAGAATCTATACCGGTTGCTAAAGAGCATAGGTTTCTGGATTTTGACCTTTGATAGACGGTAACAACGTACAATTTATGGTCACATCTATTAAGTTGGAGTTGTATAATATTGTGAAGTTGTATTCAAATTCAATTGAGTCAAACTAAATAAGGGCACAATTGGTTTAAGTTAAATTATGTTGTGGCTTGCAATATCACACTAACCGATTTTGGTTACCCTTATTGTTGAGATCTGTGTAAAtggaacaaaagaaaagaagtattgCAATTAGAGTTCATGAGATTTTTGCTTTTTAAGAATACATATAGGAATTCAATTTGGTGTTATAGTAGTGACAAAAGAATAACTTAACTCTCCTGGCTAATGTACATCGAAACATATCTCTACTTGTTTAAACACAACATAATTAATCTCAAATCCCAAATATTCGTGCATATCTTATACGTACTTCAAAATTTTCTTCCAgccatatatataattttgaatttcattcaTCACAACATCTTTGCCCATACAATTTCTCATATTAGTTTCTCAGTCAAAATCAATCAACACCACACTAGTTCATTAACATGTATCTAACCTAAGGTTCTATTCAACAAAACATTCCATTTTTTCCATCTTCCACGTATCTTTTAACTCAAAATAAGCTTAACAATTTCCCTTGGTTTAGATCTTGTGCTCTTCAAAAAATTTCTCCAAAACTCTAAAATGTTAGGTAAGTCCAAACTTACTTCTGAAAAAAATGATTCACATACAGAGTAAATTACTACAAATTTAGACTAATTGGGATATATTTATTCAGCTCAGATCTCACATGCATTCACAGAATGT includes these proteins:
- the LOC108346073 gene encoding alcohol dehydrogenase-like 6 isoform X1, yielding MAPSTSQVITCKAAVAWGAGEPLVMEEVEVSPPQPMEIRIKVVSTSLCRSDLSAWESHAIFPRIFGHEASGIVESVGLGVTEFKEGDHVLTVFIGECMTCRQCTSGKSNVCQVLGLERRGLMHSDQKTRFSIKGKPVYHYCAVSSFSEYTVIHSGCAVKVSPHAPLEKICLLSCGVAAGLGAAWNVADVSKGSTVVIFGLGTVGLSVAQAAKLRGASRIIGVDNNPQKCENAKAFGVTEVVDPNSCEEPIAQVIKRITDGGADFSFECVGDTDMITTALQSCCDGWGLTVTLGVPKAKPEMSAHYGLLLMGRTLKGSLFGGWKPKSDLPSLVEKYVNKEIKIDDYITHNLPFDDINKAFNLMKEGKCLRCVIHMQR
- the LOC108346073 gene encoding alcohol dehydrogenase-like 6 isoform X2 encodes the protein MTCRQCTSGKSNVCQVLGLERRGLMHSDQKTRFSIKGKPVYHYCAVSSFSEYTVIHSGCAVKVSPHAPLEKICLLSCGVAAGLGAAWNVADVSKGSTVVIFGLGTVGLSVAQAAKLRGASRIIGVDNNPQKCENAKAFGVTEVVDPNSCEEPIAQVIKRITDGGADFSFECVGDTDMITTALQSCCDGWGLTVTLGVPKAKPEMSAHYGLLLMGRTLKGSLFGGWKPKSDLPSLVEKYVNKEIKIDDYITHNLPFDDINKAFNLMKEGKCLRCVIHMQR